One genomic region from Uloborus diversus isolate 005 chromosome 2, Udiv.v.3.1, whole genome shotgun sequence encodes:
- the LOC129217276 gene encoding RNA-binding protein 33-like produces MKLAWMFCLLLAGKLSAASPGEERAAAEANLGSGYMMAFPMNDDQVAEESAQEAVKMLAESLVSDDDDDDDDESAADQEEKKIEESLNVEEKKEDQTEQPEPMNILQDELTAEEEAEKPALPQRPFFKRPKIEELRKILGFPPPEGPAKSKPIPQEKPKMFQGIFNKPNPKPKIEQSPLGGLQFNLRREDRMRPFGFPILPMKRDDSFRPFGIPDLVQAASSILRRAIVDDNNENDISKDDKEEEDSINENEQPEENEEEEDDEDSLMIVPIPDPKEVTIERPPLFKRLPIPFPFPVPKPMPQNRPRLPFPPLTPVAFFLPIAQQIMQNIRHSQPRSQPPMMPMQQMHPVQPQIQNFLPIQTQIPIIPIHHPMQQQQHMLPVHQPMMPMPQPVQQIVPFFPVPQAAFHVPVLTPLPSNMQRSIMRQMPRRMPVHAQPPQQLPRRAPFPNPMSRMAAPQPHYAVQPQLMNPMMRRPMQQAANTRPMPRVVRPPMPPVHPIFFMMPVPNMHVPFAQQQQQVPIYHRPQQLPFIPQPVPVMPQQRQMMQQMSMPEEERVIFVRPDQDEQDDDQEVLILVPSDEVEVTQRPPVLPPHLMRQVPTPVVNPLQRIKFLRDLLLARQANRQVMSPQNRASRVVEIVQQQLRIFPAHHQQAYPAQPQRADSSELHPVYVPFPGPQ; encoded by the exons ATGAAGTTAGCATGGATGTTTTGCCTCCTTCTAGCGG GAAAGCTATCAGCAGCTTCCCCAGGAGAGGAGAGAGCTGCAGCAGAAGCAAATCTG GGCTCCGGATACATGATGGCCTTCCCCATGAACGATGACCAAGTCGCAGAAGAGAGTGCCCAAGAAGCTGTCAAAATGCTGGCAGAATCCTTAGTTTCTGATGACGACGACGATGATGATGATGAGTCCGCTGCGGACCAGGAGGAGAAAAAGATTGAAGAGAGCCTCAACgttgaagaaaagaaagaagatcaAACAGAGCAACCAGAACCAATGAATATTTTACAAGATGAGCTGACGGCTGAAGAAGAGGCGGAAAAACCTGCTTTGCCACAAAGACCTTTCTTCAAGAGACCAAAGATTGAAGAGCTGAGGAAAATTTTAGGATTTCCTCCCCCGGAAGGCCCTGCAAAGTCTAAGCCGATTCCTCAAGAAAAGCCAAAAATGTTTCAAGGAATCtttaacaaaccaaaccctaagcCTAAGATTGAACAGTCACCTTTAGGTGGACTGCAGTTTAATTTAAGACGGGAAGATAGAATGCGGCCTTTTGGGTTCCCAATCTTGCCAATGAAACGAGACGACAGTTTTAGACCCTTTGGCATTCCTGATCTAGTCCAAGCTGCTTCAAGTATTCTGCGTAGAGCTATCGTTGATGATAACAACGAAAATGACATAAGTAAAGACGACAAAGAAGAAGAAGATTCTATTAATGAAAACGAACAACCAGAAGAAAATGAAGAGGAGGAAGATGATGAAGATTCTCTCATGATTGTCCCAATTCCTGATCCTAAAGAGGTCACCATTGAAAGACCACCACTGTTTAAACGACTACCTATCCCCTTCCCCTTCCCAGTGCCTAAACCCATGCCACAGAACAGACCAAGGCTACCTTTCCCTCCTCTTACACCAGTAGCCTTTTTCTTACCCATTGCTCAGCAGATTATGCAAAACATCCGTCACTCTCAACCGAGATCTCAACCACCAATGATGCCTATGCAACAAATGCACCCTGTACAACCCCAAATCCAAAACTTCCTACCAATACAGACCCAAATTCCAATCATTCCTATCCATCACCCaatgcaacaacaacaacatatgCTTCCTGTACACCAACCAATGATGCCCATGCCCCAACCTGTTCAACAAATAGTTCCCTTCTTCCCTGTTCCTCAAGCTGCTTTCCATGTACCAGTACTAACACCTCTTCCTTCTAATATGCAACGTTCCATCATGCGCCAAATGCCCCGCAGAATGCCTGTACATGCCCAACCACCACAACAGCTACCACGCAGAGCACCCTTCCCCAACCCCATGAGCCGCATGGCAGCACCTCAACCTCACTACGCAGTGCAACCTCAACTCATGAATCCCATGATGCGCCGGCCAATGCAACAGGCTGCCAACACTCGCCCTATGCCTCGAGTTGTGAGACCACCCATGCCGCCAGTTCATCCAATCTTTTTCATGATGCCAGTTCCTAACATGCACGTGCCATTTGCTCAACAGCAACAACAAGTGCCGATCTATCACAGGCCTCAGCAACTACCTTTCATTCCTCAACCAGTTCCTGTGATGCCCCAACAGCGACAGATGATGCAGCAAATGTCAATGCCAGAGGAAGAACGAGTGATATTCGTGCGACCAGATCAGGATGAGCAAGATGATGATCAAGAAGTTCTGATCTTGGTGCCCAGTGATGAAGTGGAGGTTACTCAGCGACCTCCCGTTCTCCCTCCTCATCTGATGAGACAAGTTCCCACTCCAGTAGTGAATCCTCTCCAGAGGATTAAATTCCTGCGTGATCTTCTGTTGGCCAGACAGGCAAATCGCCAAGTAATGTCTCCTCAAAACAGAGCATCAAGAGTGGTCGAGATTGTTCAGCAGCAACTCAGAATCTTCCCAGCTCATCATCAACAGGCTTACCCCGCTCAGCCTCAAAGAGCAGATTCTAGTGAACTACATCCCGTATACGTCCCATTTCCGGGACCACAGTAA